The Novosphingobium kaempferiae genome includes a window with the following:
- a CDS encoding 23S rRNA (adenine(2030)-N(6))-methyltransferase RlmJ, which translates to MNYRHSFHAGNSADVVKHSLLIALVRALQHKPGALTLIDTHAGCGLYDLGGDDAQRTGEATQGVMRAFADTNPLLHDYRAAVQAVNTGDEPRLYPGSPQFLAQLLRQQDALILNEKHPADAATLRVAMRGTGAAIHERDAYELWLAMVPPRTPRGVVVVDPPYEQTDERARITATLAAAHRKWAHGVTVIWYPLKDSATHQRWKAQLRKLGIPKFLVVEHWLYDSEQPGIYNGAGLFIVNPPYAFMQVLPPLLEASRAALAPEGHEGEILCGWLDD; encoded by the coding sequence ATGAATTATCGCCATTCCTTCCACGCCGGCAACAGCGCCGATGTCGTCAAGCACAGCCTCCTGATCGCGCTGGTGCGCGCGTTGCAGCACAAGCCGGGCGCGCTCACCCTGATCGACACTCATGCCGGCTGCGGGCTGTACGACCTTGGCGGCGACGACGCGCAACGCACCGGCGAGGCCACACAGGGCGTGATGCGGGCCTTTGCCGACACGAACCCCTTGCTGCACGACTACCGCGCCGCCGTGCAGGCGGTGAATACCGGAGACGAACCCCGCCTGTACCCTGGCTCGCCGCAGTTCCTGGCGCAGCTCCTGCGCCAGCAGGACGCCCTGATCCTTAACGAAAAGCACCCGGCCGATGCCGCTACCCTGCGTGTCGCGATGCGGGGCACCGGCGCGGCCATACATGAACGCGACGCCTACGAACTCTGGCTGGCGATGGTGCCGCCCCGGACGCCTCGCGGCGTGGTCGTGGTCGACCCGCCCTATGAACAGACGGACGAGCGCGCGCGCATCACCGCCACCCTCGCCGCCGCCCACCGCAAATGGGCGCATGGCGTGACGGTGATCTGGTATCCGTTGAAGGACAGCGCCACGCACCAGCGGTGGAAGGCGCAGCTCCGCAAGCTCGGCATCCCGAAATTTCTGGTGGTGGAGCACTGGCTGTACGACAGCGAGCAGCCCGGCATCTACAACGGCGCAGGCCTCTTCATCGTCAATCCGCCCTACGCTTTCATGCAGGTGCTGCCGCCACTGCTGGAAGCGTCACGCGCGGCGCTGGCGCCCGAAGGGCACGAGGGCGAGATTTTGTGCGGTTGGCTGGACGACTGA
- a CDS encoding rod-binding protein has translation MTHQDRSPAAVARQFEGVFAGQITKIMMETVEQDEQFSGGHGEEMFRGILAEQIGNSIASGKGLGIASAVEAQIIRLQGGTDGE, from the coding sequence GTGACCCATCAGGACCGCAGCCCCGCCGCCGTCGCGCGCCAGTTCGAGGGCGTCTTCGCGGGCCAGATCACCAAGATCATGATGGAGACGGTGGAGCAGGACGAGCAGTTCTCCGGCGGTCACGGCGAGGAGATGTTCCGCGGCATCCTGGCCGAGCAGATCGGCAACTCCATCGCGTCCGGAAAGGGCCTCGGCATCGCGTCGGCGGTCGAGGCGCAGATCATCCGCCTGCAGGGAGGCACCGATGGCGAGTGA
- a CDS encoding flagellar basal body P-ring protein FlgI — protein sequence MPRLPFLLALLALPVVFLAPAVAQAGPQPRIKDIVDVENVRTNQLVGYGLVVGLQGTGDRIRNVPFTEETLQAMLERMGVNIRGTQMLTQNVAAVTVTATMPPFARAGSTVDVQVSALGDASSLQGGILLVSSLRALDGEIYAVAQGPVAVSGFKAQGAGAKLSRGVMTTARIAGGAIIEREVAYDLRTAHSLKLALKNPDFTTARQIAATVNREAPGSAEVLDPGTVELRPYGSGSLIDLVTRIENLPVAVDQPARIVINEAAGTVVMGADVRVSPVAIAQGGLTISVTETPVASQPGPLSNGTTAVLPRTRIEANDGNGAALAMLTSGTSLQTLVGGLNALGVSPRDLITILQALKTAGALQAEIAVQ from the coding sequence ATGCCCCGGCTTCCGTTCCTCCTCGCGCTTCTCGCCCTGCCAGTGGTCTTCTTGGCGCCCGCCGTGGCGCAGGCCGGCCCGCAGCCGCGCATCAAGGACATCGTCGACGTCGAGAACGTGCGGACCAACCAGCTGGTCGGCTACGGCCTCGTGGTCGGCCTGCAGGGCACCGGCGACCGCATCCGCAACGTCCCCTTCACCGAGGAGACGCTGCAGGCCATGCTGGAGCGCATGGGCGTCAACATTCGCGGCACCCAGATGCTCACCCAGAACGTCGCCGCCGTCACCGTCACCGCGACGATGCCGCCATTCGCGCGCGCCGGATCGACGGTGGACGTGCAGGTCTCGGCGCTGGGCGATGCGAGCAGCCTTCAGGGCGGCATCCTGCTGGTGTCCTCGCTGCGCGCGCTGGACGGCGAGATCTATGCGGTGGCGCAGGGGCCGGTGGCGGTCTCGGGCTTCAAGGCGCAGGGCGCGGGCGCGAAGCTCAGCCGCGGCGTCATGACGACCGCGCGGATCGCCGGCGGAGCGATCATCGAGCGCGAGGTGGCCTATGACCTGCGTACCGCGCACTCGCTGAAGCTGGCGCTCAAGAACCCGGACTTCACCACCGCGCGCCAGATCGCCGCGACCGTCAACCGCGAGGCGCCCGGTTCCGCCGAAGTTCTCGATCCCGGCACGGTGGAGCTGCGTCCATATGGCAGCGGCTCGCTGATCGACCTCGTCACCCGGATCGAGAACCTGCCCGTGGCGGTCGACCAACCCGCGCGGATCGTCATCAACGAAGCGGCGGGCACCGTGGTCATGGGCGCGGACGTGCGCGTCAGCCCGGTGGCCATCGCGCAGGGCGGGCTCACCATCAGCGTCACCGAGACGCCGGTGGCCTCGCAGCCCGGGCCGCTCTCGAACGGGACGACGGCGGTGCTGCCGCGTACCCGGATCGAGGCGAACGACGGCAATGGCGCGGCGCTGGCGATGCTGACGAGTGGCACCTCGCTCCAGACGCTGGTGGGCGGCCTCAATGCGCTGGGCGTCAGCCCGCGCGATCTCATCACCATCCTGCAGGCGCTCAAGACGGCGGGCGCGTTGCAGGCCGAAATAGCGGTGCAGTAG
- a CDS encoding LysR family transcriptional regulator, with the protein MRTTDLSELAAFDAVARHRSFRRASEERGVTASAISHAVSNLEARVGIRLLNRTTRSVSLTDAGAMLLSQLSPAFGDIGSALDALNQFRDTPFGKVRINAPNSIAPFVLGPMIGPLVAANPNLELEIVATDRLVDIVEEGFDAGIRLGESLRDGMTAVRIKPRLKFAVVGSPGYFERRSMPTTPADLSDHVCIRNMYPSGVGYPWSFGRNGEEIDVEVKGPVALHDQELMIETALAGVALAYVWEDRARPYVESGRLVSCLTDWIVPEDWLYLYYPTRRYISAGLRAVIDALKVASS; encoded by the coding sequence ATGCGCACCACGGACCTGTCAGAACTTGCCGCATTCGACGCGGTTGCGCGCCATCGCAGCTTCCGGCGGGCAAGCGAGGAACGTGGGGTCACCGCCTCGGCAATCAGCCATGCGGTTTCGAACCTTGAGGCGCGGGTCGGCATCCGGCTGCTGAACCGGACCACGCGCAGCGTGTCACTGACCGATGCGGGAGCCATGCTCCTGTCGCAGTTGTCGCCTGCGTTCGGTGACATCGGTTCGGCATTGGACGCGCTGAACCAGTTCCGTGACACGCCTTTCGGCAAGGTCCGGATCAACGCGCCCAATTCGATCGCACCTTTCGTGCTGGGACCGATGATCGGACCGCTTGTCGCCGCCAATCCCAACCTCGAGCTAGAGATCGTCGCGACCGACCGGCTCGTCGATATCGTCGAGGAAGGGTTCGATGCGGGCATCCGTTTGGGCGAGAGTCTGCGCGACGGGATGACGGCGGTAAGGATCAAACCGCGCCTGAAATTCGCGGTGGTCGGGTCGCCGGGCTATTTCGAGCGGCGTTCGATGCCCACCACCCCTGCAGACCTCTCCGACCACGTCTGCATTCGCAACATGTATCCCAGCGGGGTCGGCTATCCATGGTCATTTGGGCGCAACGGCGAGGAAATCGACGTCGAGGTCAAGGGGCCGGTCGCGCTGCACGACCAAGAGCTGATGATAGAAACCGCACTTGCCGGCGTCGCATTGGCCTATGTCTGGGAGGACCGGGCGCGGCCCTATGTCGAGAGCGGACGTCTCGTGTCCTGCCTGACCGACTGGATCGTGCCCGAAGACTGGCTCTACCTCTATTATCCGACGCGCCGGTATATTTCGGCGGGCCTGCGCGCCGTCATAGACGCTCTCAAGGTCGCAAGCAGTTGA
- a CDS encoding flagellar biosynthesis protein FlgN: protein MASEVIAIMTSLSSVMREETARLEMQGRAPDLAELASAKARLVGALEERLARLARQEPGWADGMDAETRERFAEALGELRAASMVNAALLERHIELSADIMSAISAEAKRLTGNRAYAYGASGALARTDLTTPISLNGEF from the coding sequence ATGGCGAGTGAAGTCATCGCCATCATGACCTCGCTGTCCTCGGTCATGCGCGAGGAAACCGCACGGCTGGAGATGCAGGGCCGCGCGCCCGACCTTGCCGAGCTGGCATCGGCCAAGGCCCGCCTCGTCGGCGCGCTGGAGGAGCGGCTGGCCCGCCTCGCGCGGCAGGAGCCGGGCTGGGCGGACGGCATGGACGCCGAGACGCGCGAGCGTTTTGCCGAGGCGCTGGGCGAACTGCGCGCCGCCTCGATGGTCAACGCCGCCCTGCTGGAGCGGCATATCGAGCTTTCGGCCGACATCATGTCCGCCATCTCCGCCGAGGCCAAGCGACTGACCGGCAACCGCGCCTATGCCTACGGCGCCAGCGGCGCGCTCGCGCGGACCGACCTGACCACGCCGATCTCGCTCAACGGCGAGTTCTGA
- a CDS encoding helix-turn-helix domain-containing protein, producing the protein MSAIDFHRALVFPNRIRKFRKQLNIGSLLELSEKLPGITYIRLSKIERGEIFARADELRDLGRALGVEAQELLIDVDDPAFDIAAWAEPLHGHLPTDPEGERGAVLLAAALRARRGGDPALTIAVLEQEYGIAPVVLSRIENALKPLDRWNEDVRAALRRLFAVPDDAALVAHVEALNASGALDAVLPLVANPEARLAKSRARIAALRDELAGPAVAAAEPAAAPKQRSRVADAPATDAPIEIPADSAIVRLLPVFGTPLPDGLIAQTPTGAVVEAPRSAGPRAYGLRLGRPTLGAGLPGRATLVVDPDRYPATGGLAVIVAEGGLRVLSITADRHGRMLGYSENPDLEVAIDTLDPAAVAAVLSAVFE; encoded by the coding sequence ATGTCCGCAATCGATTTCCATCGCGCGCTCGTCTTCCCCAACCGCATCCGCAAGTTCCGCAAGCAACTCAATATCGGCTCGCTCCTCGAATTGTCGGAGAAGCTTCCCGGCATCACCTATATTCGCCTCTCCAAGATCGAGCGGGGGGAGATCTTCGCCCGCGCCGACGAACTGCGCGACCTTGGCCGCGCGCTCGGCGTGGAGGCGCAGGAACTGCTGATCGACGTGGACGATCCCGCCTTCGACATCGCCGCCTGGGCCGAGCCGCTGCACGGCCACTTGCCGACAGATCCCGAGGGGGAACGCGGCGCGGTCCTGCTCGCCGCCGCCCTGCGCGCCCGGCGTGGCGGCGACCCGGCGCTGACCATCGCGGTGCTTGAACAGGAATACGGCATCGCGCCCGTCGTGCTCTCGCGCATCGAGAATGCGCTGAAGCCGCTCGACCGCTGGAACGAGGACGTCCGCGCCGCCCTGCGTCGTCTGTTCGCCGTGCCCGACGATGCCGCGCTGGTCGCGCATGTCGAAGCGCTCAATGCGAGCGGCGCGCTCGATGCCGTGCTGCCGCTGGTGGCGAACCCCGAGGCGCGCCTCGCCAAGTCCCGTGCCCGCATCGCCGCGCTGCGCGATGAACTGGCGGGACCGGCGGTTGCGGCTGCCGAACCTGCGGCTGCTCCGAAGCAGCGTTCCAGGGTTGCCGACGCACCCGCCACCGACGCCCCCATCGAAATCCCGGCAGACAGTGCAATCGTGCGCCTGCTCCCGGTCTTCGGCACCCCGCTGCCCGACGGGCTGATCGCGCAGACGCCGACCGGCGCTGTGGTGGAAGCCCCGCGCAGTGCCGGTCCGCGCGCCTATGGCCTGCGCCTTGGCCGCCCCACGCTTGGCGCGGGATTGCCCGGACGCGCGACGCTGGTGGTGGACCCGGACCGCTATCCGGCGACCGGCGGCCTCGCCGTGATCGTGGCGGAGGGCGGCCTGCGCGTGCTCTCGATCACCGCCGACCGCCACGGCCGGATGCTCGGTTACAGCGAGAACCCTGACCTCGAAGTGGCGATCGACACGCTGGACCCGGCTGCCGTCGCCGCCGTGCTCTCCGCCGTATTCGAGTAA
- the fliF gene encoding flagellar basal-body MS-ring/collar protein FliF — protein MDALRNFIGQIGTRRAALMGGVALALLLGLGWMATRTPQSAMGYLYTDLDPSAASTITEKLKAQGVPFQLSADGSAIMAPADKLPELRMAMASEQLGGKIGYEVLDEEEPFGISSSRAKLNETRAIEGELVRSIESLDRVSRARVHVVMPERAMFEAEPRKASASVTVKTNGRLPAEAVQAIRYLVSSAVPDLSPESVSIVDQTGALLARAGEGGAGGSSDLEERQAAVEARLRDQIETLVEPIVGHGKVRAEVSAVLERDQVREESETFDPDKQVIQHQVTVEASNQSAENAPGAQGASVSTQLPENAGAAQNGTGGDTRNAAQNETSEDVTYQNSRMQKVAVRTPGQVKRLTVAVMVDGGEKGLPQPQIDRLQRLVENAVGFDGDRGDSVVVENMPFAAQDVDGIEGGLPFGLTVDRILDVLKILLVGGIILFAIRMLRRPNAPALLPPPSGDDDYADRRAEIGGNLTMAQLESAAEAAEGTPLLDQEVALAHVDGRVKLSAIKRIGDTIASNPAESASVIRQWMNT, from the coding sequence TTGGACGCGTTGCGCAATTTCATCGGGCAGATCGGCACGCGCCGTGCCGCTCTCATGGGCGGCGTTGCGCTGGCGCTGCTGCTCGGGCTCGGCTGGATGGCCACGCGCACGCCGCAAAGCGCCATGGGCTACCTCTATACCGACCTCGACCCCTCGGCCGCCTCGACCATCACCGAGAAGCTGAAGGCGCAGGGCGTACCGTTCCAGCTTTCGGCGGACGGATCGGCGATCATGGCCCCGGCGGACAAGCTGCCCGAACTGCGCATGGCGATGGCGTCCGAGCAGCTCGGCGGCAAGATCGGCTACGAAGTGCTGGACGAGGAGGAGCCCTTCGGCATCTCCTCCTCCCGCGCCAAGCTGAACGAGACCCGCGCGATCGAGGGCGAACTCGTCCGCTCAATCGAGAGCCTCGACCGCGTCAGCCGCGCGCGCGTCCATGTCGTCATGCCCGAACGCGCGATGTTCGAGGCCGAGCCGCGCAAGGCCAGCGCCTCCGTCACCGTCAAGACCAACGGCCGTCTGCCCGCCGAGGCGGTGCAGGCGATCCGCTACCTCGTGTCCTCGGCGGTGCCCGACCTTTCGCCGGAATCGGTGTCGATCGTCGACCAGACCGGCGCGCTGCTGGCCCGTGCGGGCGAGGGCGGAGCAGGCGGCAGCAGCGACCTCGAGGAGCGGCAGGCGGCGGTCGAAGCGCGGCTGCGCGACCAGATCGAGACGCTGGTGGAGCCCATCGTCGGCCACGGCAAGGTTCGCGCCGAAGTCTCCGCCGTGCTCGAACGCGATCAGGTGCGCGAGGAATCGGAGACCTTCGATCCCGACAAGCAGGTCATCCAGCACCAGGTCACGGTCGAAGCCAGCAACCAGAGCGCCGAGAACGCGCCCGGCGCGCAGGGCGCATCGGTTTCCACGCAGCTGCCCGAGAACGCGGGCGCGGCGCAGAACGGCACGGGCGGCGATACCCGCAACGCCGCGCAGAACGAGACGTCCGAAGACGTCACCTACCAGAACAGCCGCATGCAGAAGGTCGCCGTGCGCACGCCGGGGCAGGTCAAGCGCCTGACCGTGGCGGTCATGGTGGACGGCGGCGAGAAGGGCCTGCCGCAGCCGCAGATCGACCGCCTCCAGCGCCTCGTCGAGAACGCGGTCGGCTTCGACGGCGATCGGGGCGACAGCGTGGTCGTCGAGAACATGCCCTTCGCCGCGCAGGACGTGGACGGCATCGAAGGCGGCCTGCCGTTCGGGCTGACGGTCGACCGCATCCTCGACGTGCTGAAGATCCTGCTGGTGGGCGGCATCATCCTCTTCGCCATCCGCATGCTGCGTCGCCCCAATGCGCCCGCATTGCTACCGCCGCCTTCGGGCGACGACGACTACGCCGACCGCCGCGCGGAGATCGGCGGCAACCTCACCATGGCGCAGCTCGAATCCGCTGCGGAAGCCGCCGAAGGCACGCCGCTGCTCGATCAGGAAGTGGCGCTCGCCCACGTCGACGGGCGCGTGAAGCTCTCCGCCATCAAGCGCATCGGCGACACCATCGCCTCCAACCCGGCGGAATCCGCCTCCGTAATCCGCCAGTGGATGAACACGTGA
- a CDS encoding flagellar biosynthesis protein FlgB, with the protein MSSLPPIFDGMGRAMKGMAEHQRVIAENIANGETPGYKARTVEAPDFSALVEGQLGAGGAPHVARPQVALSSGMAALGAKAPQGGGRVVLDSETSETKPDGNNVTLEDQLLALGQVQQDYAAMTNLYRKQMALMKTAVGKG; encoded by the coding sequence ATGTCCTCCCTCCCCCCGATCTTCGACGGCATGGGCCGCGCCATGAAGGGCATGGCCGAGCACCAGCGCGTGATCGCCGAGAACATCGCCAATGGCGAGACGCCGGGCTACAAGGCCCGCACGGTCGAGGCGCCGGACTTCTCGGCGCTCGTCGAAGGGCAGCTCGGAGCCGGCGGCGCACCGCACGTCGCCCGCCCTCAGGTGGCGCTGTCCAGCGGCATGGCGGCCCTCGGCGCGAAGGCTCCGCAGGGCGGCGGCCGGGTGGTGCTCGACAGCGAGACCAGCGAGACCAAGCCCGACGGCAACAACGTGACGCTGGAAGACCAGCTTCTCGCGCTCGGGCAGGTCCAGCAGGACTATGCGGCGATGACCAACCTCTATCGCAAGCAGATGGCGCTGATGAAGACGGCGGTCGGCAAAGGCTGA
- a CDS encoding FliH/SctL family protein, giving the protein MKMHRDMSPPGAATIQPFGFDRVFFHPVDEPAVASETSAALPVEASPEVLREQIEDLEARIERLQADHRAELARARADGFEAGAAQARSERGEALLAATDALHAGLDAIEAQVEAVTRRMTGEAGEVALHAAEMLAGHAIEAAPARAVDEALARALEQVAQGTALIVRANPAMRHEIAVLIEAREAKAGRALAITVVDDPVVPEGDARIEWSAGGLNVDAGARRAAVMAELSGVLAG; this is encoded by the coding sequence ATGAAGATGCATCGCGACATGTCGCCGCCGGGTGCGGCGACGATACAGCCTTTCGGCTTCGACCGGGTGTTCTTCCACCCCGTCGACGAACCCGCCGTCGCATCCGAGACTTCGGCAGCCCTGCCCGTCGAGGCGTCTCCCGAGGTGCTGCGCGAGCAGATCGAGGATCTGGAGGCGCGCATCGAGCGGCTCCAGGCCGACCACCGCGCCGAACTCGCCCGCGCCCGCGCCGACGGGTTCGAGGCCGGGGCGGCGCAGGCCCGTTCCGAACGCGGCGAGGCGCTGCTGGCGGCGACCGATGCGCTTCACGCCGGGCTCGACGCCATCGAGGCGCAGGTAGAGGCAGTGACCCGCCGCATGACCGGCGAAGCCGGCGAAGTCGCGCTCCACGCCGCAGAGATGCTCGCGGGCCACGCCATCGAGGCCGCCCCGGCGCGCGCGGTGGACGAGGCGCTCGCCCGCGCGCTGGAGCAGGTCGCGCAGGGCACCGCGCTCATCGTCCGCGCCAATCCGGCCATGCGGCATGAAATCGCCGTGCTGATCGAGGCGCGCGAGGCGAAGGCAGGCCGTGCGCTGGCGATAACCGTCGTCGACGACCCCGTCGTTCCCGAGGGCGACGCGCGGATCGAGTGGAGCGCGGGCGGCCTCAACGTCGATGCCGGTGCGCGCCGCGCGGCGGTGATGGCCGAGCTTTCGGGCGTCCTCGCGGGCTGA
- the fliN gene encoding flagellar motor switch protein FliN: MSDELEPRQLAPAHLPDEPAADMAADRPLPPRPTTPPTPDDLQAVFDVPVKVQAVLGRSKMDIGDLLRLKPGMVVELDRRVGEPVDIFVNNRLIARGEVVLIDATLGITLTEIVRKEG; the protein is encoded by the coding sequence ATGAGCGACGAGCTCGAGCCCCGGCAACTCGCCCCCGCGCACCTGCCCGACGAGCCGGCGGCCGACATGGCCGCCGACCGTCCGCTGCCGCCGCGCCCCACCACGCCGCCGACGCCCGACGACCTGCAGGCCGTGTTCGACGTGCCGGTGAAGGTCCAGGCGGTGCTCGGCCGCTCGAAGATGGACATCGGCGACCTGCTGCGGCTCAAGCCCGGCATGGTCGTGGAACTCGACCGCCGCGTGGGGGAACCGGTCGACATCTTCGTCAACAACCGCCTCATCGCGCGCGGCGAAGTGGTGCTGATCGACGCGACACTCGGCATCACGCTCACCGAAATCGTCCGCAAGGAAGGATGA
- a CDS encoding helix-turn-helix domain-containing protein: MMVPHEPEGTRLMLVGELGDAVGLANAMVRGSATRIGVDTASPAAQEAWSGPDAAPGADVVVVDLAVNLKDVMARLRGGRQDGGSVTASVSGLVGQNIADVERELILQTLRHCGGNRSAAAAMLGISVRTMRNKLRSFQADGMAVPPSVAGAMRHEMAAGV, encoded by the coding sequence ATGATGGTCCCGCACGAACCCGAGGGCACGCGCCTGATGCTGGTGGGCGAGCTAGGCGACGCGGTAGGGCTGGCCAATGCCATGGTGCGCGGCTCCGCCACCCGCATCGGCGTCGATACCGCGAGCCCCGCCGCGCAGGAAGCATGGTCCGGCCCCGACGCGGCGCCGGGCGCGGACGTGGTGGTCGTCGACCTCGCGGTGAACCTCAAGGACGTGATGGCGCGGCTGCGCGGCGGGCGGCAGGACGGGGGCTCGGTGACGGCCTCGGTCTCCGGCCTCGTCGGACAGAACATCGCCGACGTCGAGCGCGAGCTGATCCTCCAGACGCTGCGCCACTGCGGCGGCAACCGCAGCGCGGCGGCGGCGATGCTGGGCATCTCGGTGCGCACCATGCGCAACAAGCTGCGTTCGTTCCAGGCGGACGGCATGGCGGTGCCGCCTTCGGTGGCAGGCGCGATGCGGCATGAGATGGCGGCGGGGGTGTGA
- a CDS encoding MarR family transcriptional regulator has translation MPAPHRPEIILTEVQKRIILQLRIAGPTPRVHLASMLRMNTASMTRMTQQLVAMGMLEELGASDASARGRPTVPLAIAGRGGWSAGATVHPGWLELVVIDFAGQPVFHDSIPFDDPDPRYIEPQHALSEALKSGRCPTYSDGQSLWD, from the coding sequence ATGCCAGCACCCCATCGTCCCGAGATCATCCTCACCGAAGTCCAGAAGCGGATCATCCTCCAGTTGCGCATCGCGGGGCCTACCCCTCGCGTGCATCTGGCATCCATGCTGCGGATGAACACCGCATCGATGACCCGCATGACCCAGCAACTGGTGGCGATGGGCATGCTGGAGGAGTTGGGCGCATCCGACGCCTCGGCACGCGGGCGCCCCACTGTGCCGCTGGCGATCGCCGGGCGCGGCGGATGGTCCGCAGGCGCGACGGTCCATCCGGGGTGGCTGGAACTCGTCGTCATCGATTTCGCTGGTCAGCCAGTCTTCCATGACTCGATCCCGTTCGACGATCCCGACCCTCGCTACATTGAACCACAGCATGCCCTGAGCGAGGCGCTAAAATCTGGGCGCTGTCCCACTTATAGTGACGGGCAGTCCTTATGGGACTGA
- a CDS encoding flagellar motor switch protein FliG has translation MMTAVGEPPELKKYSGTQRAAALLLALGQEHGIPIWQQLNDDEIKELSSSIASLGRVPAVVVEYLLGQFAGEVSSITTLHGSYETTERLLEGVLSADRVKDIMEDIRGPSGRTMWDKLSNVSEGVLAGYLKSEHPQTVAVILQKLKPDHAARVLAALPRDFGTEVVMRMLKTETVQKDVIVQVEQTLKTEFMTNLSRAQRRDPHESMAELFNALDRSTEEAMLGALDEKAPEAAERIRGLMFTFEDLGNLLPSAIQVIVRNCNKRELALALKGAPEEMRRLFFGAMTERAAKLMRDDMQAMGPVRARECETAQGNLVMLAKDLGERGEIMLADPKSDDAMIY, from the coding sequence ATGATGACCGCGGTGGGCGAACCGCCGGAGCTCAAGAAGTACTCGGGCACCCAGCGCGCGGCTGCGCTGCTGCTGGCGCTCGGGCAGGAGCACGGCATCCCCATCTGGCAGCAGCTCAACGACGACGAGATCAAGGAGCTGTCCTCCTCGATCGCCTCGCTCGGCCGCGTGCCCGCCGTCGTGGTGGAATACCTGCTCGGCCAGTTCGCTGGCGAGGTTTCCTCGATCACCACGCTCCACGGTTCCTACGAGACGACCGAGCGGCTGCTGGAAGGCGTGCTTTCGGCGGACCGCGTGAAGGACATCATGGAGGACATCCGCGGTCCCTCCGGCCGGACGATGTGGGACAAGCTGTCCAACGTCAGCGAGGGCGTGCTGGCGGGCTATCTCAAGAGCGAACACCCACAGACCGTCGCCGTCATCCTCCAGAAGCTGAAGCCCGATCACGCCGCCCGTGTGCTGGCGGCGCTGCCGCGCGATTTCGGCACCGAGGTCGTGATGCGCATGCTCAAGACCGAGACGGTGCAGAAGGACGTGATCGTGCAGGTCGAGCAGACGCTAAAGACCGAGTTCATGACCAACCTGTCGCGCGCCCAGCGCCGCGATCCGCACGAATCCATGGCCGAGCTTTTCAACGCGCTCGACCGCTCGACCGAGGAGGCGATGCTCGGCGCGCTGGACGAGAAGGCGCCCGAGGCGGCGGAGCGCATCCGCGGCCTGATGTTCACTTTCGAGGATCTCGGCAACCTGCTGCCGAGCGCGATCCAGGTCATCGTGCGCAACTGCAACAAGCGCGAACTGGCGCTGGCGCTCAAGGGCGCGCCGGAAGAGATGCGTCGCCTGTTCTTCGGCGCCATGACCGAGCGTGCCGCCAAGCTCATGCGCGACGACATGCAGGCGATGGGACCGGTCCGCGCGCGCGAATGCGAGACCGCGCAGGGCAACCTCGTCATGCTCGCCAAGGATCTGGGCGAGCGCGGCGAGATCATGCTGGCCGACCCCAAGAGCGACGATGCGATGATCTACTGA